One Patescibacteria group bacterium genomic region harbors:
- a CDS encoding PrgI family protein, protein MGQYKVPQDVEAEDKLLGPLSLRQLIYVVIAILWAALMWRILIFNVVVTVAAILPVSGLFLLLGFGRRQEQSFENYFIAYVQFLFVPRTRVWSKDLSQDELIKQSEVVTEIFLDKSVSRGSLRQLSLIMDTHGAQKDPTVQLPDNTNEAALYGQRIIDPSMVAMKIGDQQGNPQMTTQEDVLDGSNTHNKDVNQMLENVEADIHQQALQNVQSGLGQGPVRQNISQNTAQPQTPSVIIKKAMLQSGNLTVQQIAKQASGNILQEGQPATIN, encoded by the coding sequence ATGGGACAATACAAAGTACCACAAGATGTAGAGGCCGAAGACAAGCTGCTGGGGCCACTGTCATTACGGCAGCTTATATATGTAGTTATAGCCATACTCTGGGCTGCTCTGATGTGGCGAATCCTTATTTTCAATGTGGTCGTTACGGTGGCGGCTATTCTGCCTGTATCAGGACTATTTTTACTACTGGGTTTTGGTCGCAGACAAGAACAGAGCTTCGAGAACTACTTTATTGCTTATGTGCAGTTCCTGTTCGTGCCCCGCACCAGAGTGTGGAGCAAGGATCTTTCGCAGGATGAGCTTATAAAGCAGTCCGAGGTTGTAACAGAGATATTTTTGGACAAATCAGTATCGCGCGGCAGCCTCAGGCAGTTGTCGCTTATAATGGACACCCACGGAGCCCAAAAAGACCCCACCGTACAGCTTCCAGACAACACCAATGAAGCTGCGCTATATGGCCAACGAATCATCGACCCATCAATGGTGGCCATGAAAATAGGCGACCAACAAGGCAACCCCCAGATGACCACCCAAGAAGATGTGCTAGATGGCTCAAATACTCACAATAAAGATGTAAATCAAATGCTAGAAAATGTCGAGGCCGATATTCATCAGCAGGCTCTACAAAATGTCCAGTCAGGGCTCGGTCAGGGCCCGGTGCGGCAAAATATATCACAAAATACAGCCCAACCACAAACTCCAAGTGTTATAATAAAAAAGGCCATGCTTCAAAGTGGAAATTTAACCGTCCAGCAAATAGCCAAGCAGGCTAGTGGAAATATCCTTCAAGAAGGACAACCCGCCACCATTAACTAA
- a CDS encoding DUF87 domain-containing protein — translation MAFGNKKSAQPVQNTAQIQADMAYRQGVTTLRDVIAPSSFEVQSSFIKIGRRYARTYFVFGYPRTLFTGWLSPIINLDEIVDISLNIEPVESQVVLNNLKKKVGQLEASNTINQEKGKVRDPQLEAQINDAEELRDKLQVGEDRFFRFGLYLTVYGNDEKGLDDVGRKIESVLGSSLIYSKPATIQMEQGFNSTLPTGTDQLKISRNMDTGAISTSFPFTTANLSRNEGIMYGINRTNNGLVLFDRFSLENANMVVFAKSGAGKSFAIKLECLRSLMMGIEIIIIDPENEYQTLCDAVGGSFLHLSLASDTRINPFDIPRTIDAEEADNALRANIIMLHGLLRLMTGQMSPAEQADLDLALINTYAEKGITNDPLTHGALPPVMSDLYNVLNSMGGNGPNLAARLRRFTEGTFAGIFSEQSNVDLNSSFVVFNTRDLEDELRPIGMYITLNYIWNKVKTDKRKRLLVVDEAWQLLQYQDSAMFMFSIAKRARKYYLGLTTISQDVEDFLSTRLGRAIVYNSSLQLLLKQSPAAVDIVSDTFKLTQEETKRLTQFPVGEGLFFAGLSHVVLKILGSPNEEQIITTNPQALLERQMQQQQMSADVSDE, via the coding sequence ATGGCTTTTGGTAACAAAAAATCTGCTCAACCCGTGCAAAACACTGCCCAAATCCAGGCCGACATGGCTTATCGGCAGGGCGTTACTACCCTGCGAGATGTTATAGCCCCCAGCAGCTTCGAAGTACAGAGTAGTTTTATCAAGATAGGCCGACGCTACGCCAGAACCTACTTTGTATTTGGCTATCCCCGAACGCTTTTTACGGGCTGGCTATCGCCAATCATAAACCTCGACGAAATAGTCGATATCAGCCTCAATATTGAGCCTGTCGAGAGCCAAGTGGTACTAAATAACCTCAAAAAGAAAGTCGGTCAGCTGGAAGCCAGCAACACCATAAACCAAGAGAAGGGAAAAGTCAGGGATCCCCAGCTAGAGGCGCAAATTAACGATGCCGAGGAGCTTCGGGATAAACTTCAGGTGGGAGAAGATCGCTTTTTTAGGTTCGGTCTGTACCTGACTGTGTATGGTAACGACGAGAAGGGCCTAGATGATGTCGGCCGCAAAATAGAAAGTGTCTTAGGATCTAGCCTGATATATTCCAAGCCGGCTACCATCCAGATGGAGCAAGGTTTTAATTCCACTTTGCCAACTGGCACTGATCAGCTCAAAATTAGCAGAAACATGGACACTGGCGCGATATCTACAAGTTTTCCTTTCACCACTGCCAATCTTAGTAGGAACGAAGGCATAATGTACGGGATTAATAGAACAAATAATGGCTTAGTGTTATTCGATAGATTCAGCCTCGAGAATGCCAACATGGTGGTCTTTGCCAAATCTGGTGCTGGCAAAAGTTTCGCTATTAAGCTCGAATGCTTGCGATCCCTGATGATGGGTATAGAAATAATAATTATTGATCCAGAAAATGAGTATCAAACCCTGTGTGATGCCGTTGGCGGTAGTTTTCTTCATCTTAGCCTGGCCAGCGATACTCGTATTAATCCGTTCGATATCCCCAGGACAATTGATGCCGAGGAAGCCGATAACGCCCTTAGGGCCAATATCATAATGCTGCACGGCCTACTAAGGCTTATGACTGGCCAAATGTCTCCTGCAGAGCAAGCCGACCTTGATTTGGCACTAATAAATACCTACGCCGAAAAGGGTATCACCAACGACCCCCTAACACATGGTGCTTTGCCGCCAGTTATGTCTGATCTTTACAATGTGCTCAACTCCATGGGGGGCAATGGGCCGAATCTCGCAGCTCGCCTAAGACGCTTCACAGAGGGTACTTTTGCTGGAATATTCTCCGAGCAGAGTAATGTCGACCTTAATAGCAGCTTTGTGGTTTTCAATACCCGAGATCTGGAGGATGAACTGCGGCCAATAGGTATGTATATAACACTTAATTACATATGGAATAAGGTCAAGACAGACAAACGCAAGCGCTTGCTGGTGGTGGATGAAGCCTGGCAGCTTCTACAGTATCAAGACTCGGCTATGTTCATGTTTTCTATCGCCAAGCGAGCCCGAAAATACTACCTTGGCCTGACTACTATTTCACAGGATGTGGAGGATTTCTTGAGCACCAGGCTTGGCCGTGCTATCGTGTACAATTCGAGTTTGCAGCTTTTGCTCAAGCAAAGTCCGGCTGCCGTAGATATTGTGTCCGATACCTTTAAACTCACTCAAGAAGAAACCAAGCGCCTAACACAATTCCCTGTCGGCGAAGGGTTGTTCTTTGCTGGCCTCAGCCATGTGGTTCTAAAAATACTAGGTTCACCCAATGAAGAACAAATTATCACTACCAACCCACAGGCCTTGCTAGAGCGACAAATGCAGCAGCAGCAAATGAGCGCTGATGTCTCGGATGAATAG